A single Brassica rapa cultivar Chiifu-401-42 chromosome A04, CAAS_Brap_v3.01, whole genome shotgun sequence DNA region contains:
- the LOC103849176 gene encoding acyl carrier protein 2, mitochondrial: MASRNALLRYLKVNVTPTLRSSSITSHRSVSPLYVLLRRRFSEEVRGSFLDKSEVTDRVVSVVKTFQKVEPSKVTSKAHFQNDLGLDSLDTVEVVMALEEEFGFEIPDNEADKIQSVDLAVEFIASHPQAK; the protein is encoded by the exons ATGGCGTCGAGAAATGCTCTACTTAGATACCTCAAAGTCAATGTCACGCCTACTCTCCGAAGCTCGAGCATCACTTCTCATCGAAGCGTATCTCCCTTGTACGTTCTTCTTCGGCGTCGTTTCTCCGAGGAAGTCAGAGGATCATTCCTCGACAAATCCGAAGTCACAGATCGTGTTGTCTCTGTCGTCAAAACTTTCCAGAAAGTAGAGCCTTCTAAG GTGACATCAAAGGCACACTTCCAGAATGATCTAGGGCTGGATAGTTTGGACACAGTGGAGGTGGTTATGGCACTCGAAGAAGAGTTTGGATTCGAGATACCTGATAACGAAGCAGATAAGATACAGTCCGTCGATCTTGCTGTTGAGTTTATTGCTTCCCACCCACAGGCTAAATGA